The nucleotide sequence ATGGCATCGCTTCCGGTTTATTTTATCTTTTTTCCGTTGAAAGAGACATTCTTTACCTCTTCCCAGATGACGGCATCGCCCTCTTTGGGGGTAATGACGACATTCTCCATGACGATGTTCTCCGATTGTCGAATGATGGCACCGGTTGTGCTGCCCGAGATGGAGATGTTTTTCAGTGCAATGTTCTTGACCGGCATTTCGGGCAGTCCGTTGAAGAGCATGGCGCAACGTCCGCCGATGGCTTTCACGTTGGCTATATATATGTTGCGGAATTGGGGTGTACCCTCGTCGACGGCGACCGGGCGGTTGTCTTTGTCTTTGACACCGTAGTAGAGGTCGAAGAGAATATTCTCGTTGGCAATATCAAACATGTTGATGTTGCGGCAATAGATGTTTTCTACCACGCCGCCGCGGCCCCGGGTGCTTTTGAAGCGGATACCCACGTCGGTGCCGATAAAGGTGCAGTTGTCGATGAAAATGTTTTTTACGCCACCCGACATTTCGCTGCCCACGACAAAGCCGCCGTGTCCGTGATACACCACATTGTTGCGGGCGATTACATTCTGGCAGGGCCAGCCCCGTTCGCGTCCGGCTTTGTCTTTGCCCGATTTGAGGCAGATGGCATCGTCGCCCGCATCGAAAGTGCAGTCGTAGATGACTACCCGGTCGCACGACTCCACATCGAGGGCGTCGCCGTTTTGCGAATACCACGGGTTGATGACCGATACCTGGTGCAGGGTCAGGTCTTCGCAATGAATGGGGTGTATGCACCATGCCGGCGAGTTGCGGAAGGTAACGCCTTGCAGCAATACCCGGTTGCACTCGAAGAGCCGCACCATGTTGGGGCGCCCTTCGCCCTCCATGGCAGCCTGGCTCGGGTACCACACGTCGCCGGCTTCGTTGACCACGCCACCCGAGGTGACCCGTTCTTTCCACTGTCCGGCCGTGAGTTTGCTGCGTTTCACCATGCGCCAGGTGTCGCCGTTGCCGTCGAAGATGCCGTCGCCCGTGATGGCGATGTTGTCGGCATGGTCGGCAGAGATGGGTGAGAGCGACGGTTCGCCTTTTTTAGCTCCTTCTTTTTTATACAGGCTGTGGTCTTCGGAGAAGAGGATAAAGGCGTTTTTCTCGGTGTGGAGTTCAACTCCGCTTTGCAGTCTGATGGGGCCGGTAATCCAGTAGCCTGCCGGAATTATAACCGTACCGCCACCCTTGCGGCTCACGGTGGCGATGGCATTGTTAATGGCTTCGGTATTCAGCGTCTTGCCGTCGGGTACGGCACCGAAGTCGGTTATCGACACTGTGTATCGGGCGAAATGGGGTTGCTCTACTTTTTTCATCTCAAAAGGCAAGCCCTCATAGACCGATGCCGGCAAGGCATCGCCCGGTTGGGCGTGCAGCGTCCCTGCCAGGCCGACCGTGAGGAAGAGGAGGATTCTTGGTAACAGTTTTTTCATGAGGTAAAATATTGTGTTTGTTTGTCTCTTTTCGGTTGTCGCCCGTAGCCGGTAAGGCGAGTGGGGTTCCGGTTGCATTCGTCGAGGCGGGAACCGTCAGCCCAAAGATAGCCATAATAAGTATATCGGGCAAGAAAAGTCCCGATTTACCCGGCGGGTCTTACGGCTTTTGTGGAGCCGATATGGCGGCCGATGATAAAAAAACGCTGCGTTTGGCGTAGAAAAAATAAAAAAATGTAGGAGTTTTGAGATATTTTGCGTAATATTGCCGCCGAATATGAAATTCAGATAATATGCACTGCCGGAATATAATGACTTGTTTCACGATGACAACCCCTTAGGGGGTCCGTTGTTATTTTCCGCGAATTTATGCCAACTTCCGCTTCGGGAAGTATTTTTCACTATTATTTGTTTTGAAATGACGTTCTGATGAAAAAGTGCCGCTATATGCCTTTTTCTCAGGCATGAAATAGTTGTATATCTCTATGAAAGTATTGAAATTCGGCGGGACCTCGGTAGGGTCGGTAAAGAGCCTGAAAAATGTAAAACAAATCGTTGAATCGTGTCACGAACCGGTGATTGTGGTGGTCTCGGCCTTGGGCGGAATTACCGACAAACTGCTCGAAACCGCGCGTGAAGCCGCCTCGGGTTCGCTCGATTACCAAGACAATTTGCGAGAAATCATTGCCCGCCATCACGATATTATTGCCGGAGTGGTTCCGGCCGAGCGTCAGCAAGAGGTGCGCGTGCAGACCGATGCGCTTCTCGAAGAGCTTTCGAACATCTACAAGGGGGTGTCGCTCATACGCGACCTCTCGTCGAAGACACAAAACATCATTGTGAGCTACGGTGAGCGGCTGTCGTCGTTCATCATCAGCCGCATTATCGATGGAGCCGTGCATTATGACTCGCGCACCTTTATCAAAACCGAATCGCAGTTCGAGAAAAACATCGTCGATTTCGAAAAGACCAACGCTCTCATACACGAGACATTTACCCGCCTGCCGCAGGTCGCTTTGGTGCCGGGTTTCATCTCCTCCGACAGCCAGACGGGTGAAGTGACCAATCTCGGCCGGGGCGGCTCGGACTACACGGCTGCCATTATTGCGGCCGCTCTCGATGCCTCGCGTCTCGAAATATGGACCGATGTCGACGGCTTCATGACAGCCGATCCCCGGGTCATCAACAACACCTATGTCATCGAGCAGCTCTCGTTTACCGAGGCCATGGAGTTGTGCAACTTCGGCGCCAAGGTGATATATCCCCCGACGATATATCCCGTATATCACAAAAACATTCCCATCGTTATCAAGAATACGTTCAACCCCGAAGCTCCCGGCACGCTCATCGCCGAGGGGGCTCATGCCACCGACGGGAAAGCCATCAAGGGAATCTCCTCCATCAACGATACCTGCCTCATCACCGTTTCGGGATTGGGCATGGTGGGCGTCATCGGTGTCAATTACCGCATATTCAAGGCGTTGGCCAAGTCGGGTATCAGTGTGTTCTTGGTTTCGCAGGCCGCTTCGGAGAACAATACTTCGATTGCCGTGCGTAATGCCGATGCCGACAATGCCATTGCCGTGCTCAACCGGGAATTTGCCCATGAAATCGAAATGGGTGAGATGAGCAAGGCTTTTGCCGAGCGTGACTTGGCCACGGTGGCCATCGTGGGGGAGAACATGAAACATACCCCCGGTATTGCCGGAAAACTTTTCAACACGTTGGGACGAAACGGTATCAATGTGATAGCTTGCGCGCAAGGTGCCAGCGAGACCAACATATCGTTTGTCATCGAGTTGGGCAGCCTGCGCAAGGCACTGAACGTGATTCACGACTCGTTTTTCCTCTCCGATACACAGGTGCTCAATGTCTTTATTGCCGGCATCGGCCTTGTGGGAAGCAATCTGCTCGAACAGATTCGCAGCCAGCAGCCCCGCCTGCTCAAAGAGAAATCGTTGCGCATCAATATCGTGGGGCTCTCCAATTCCCGCCAGTCGGTGTTCTGCCGCGAAGGTATTCCGCTCGACAATTACAAGGAGTTGCTGAAAAATTCTTCCATAAAGAGTTCTCCCGAGGAGATTCGCGACTCGATTATCAAGATGAACATCTTCAACTCGGTCTTTGTCGATTGCACGGCCAGTCCCGAGATTGCGGCCATATACCAGCAGCTGCTCGACCACAACGTGTCGGTCGTTGCCGCCAACAAGGTGGCTGCCTCGTCGGACTATGAGAATTATGCCCTCTTGAAACAGACTGCCCGCCGTCGCGACGTGAAGTTCCTCTTCGAGACCAACGTCGGTGCCGGGCTGCCCATCATCAATACCATCAACAGCCTGATAAACAGTGGCGATACCATACTGCGCATCGAGGCAGTCGTTTCGGGTACGCTCAACTACATCTTCAACGTGCTGAGCGAAGACGTGCCTCTGAGCCGGGCCATACGCATGGCCCAGGAGGCCGGATACAGCGAGCCCGATCCCCGTGTCGATTTGAGCGGACAGGACGTTTTGCGCAAACTGGTCATTCTCGCCCGTGAAGCCGGCTACCGCATCGAACAGTCCGATGTGGAAAAAAATCTCTTTATTCCCGACAAGTATTTCGAGGGTTCTTTGGAAGATTTCTGGAAAGAGGTTCCCGAGCTCGACGCCGAGTTTGAGCAACGTCGCCGCGAAGTGGCCGCCCAGGGCAAGCGTTTCCGTTTTGTCGCTTCGCTCGCCAATGGCAAGGCCCGCATCGGTTTGCAGGGAGTCGGCCGCGAGCACCCCTTCTACGAATTGGAAGGCAGCAACAACGTCATTCTCATTACGACCGACCGATACAACGAATACCCGATGATTATCAAAGGATATGGTGCCGGAGCACCGGTTACCGCTGCCGGCGTGTTTGCCGACATTATAGGAATTGCCAACATACGATAATTTTGACGACATGAAATATATTATAGTTTTGGGCGACGGCATGGCCGACGAACCTATCGATTCGTTGGGCGGACGCACCCCCATACAGGCGGCCGACACACCGGCCATGGACTGGCTGGCGGCTCA is from Candidatus Caccoplasma merdavium and encodes:
- a CDS encoding glycoside hydrolase family 28 protein, giving the protein MKKLLPRILLFLTVGLAGTLHAQPGDALPASVYEGLPFEMKKVEQPHFARYTVSITDFGAVPDGKTLNTEAINNAIATVSRKGGGTVIIPAGYWITGPIRLQSGVELHTEKNAFILFSEDHSLYKKEGAKKGEPSLSPISADHADNIAITGDGIFDGNGDTWRMVKRSKLTAGQWKERVTSGGVVNEAGDVWYPSQAAMEGEGRPNMVRLFECNRVLLQGVTFRNSPAWCIHPIHCEDLTLHQVSVINPWYSQNGDALDVESCDRVVIYDCTFDAGDDAICLKSGKDKAGRERGWPCQNVIARNNVVYHGHGGFVVGSEMSGGVKNIFIDNCTFIGTDVGIRFKSTRGRGGVVENIYCRNINMFDIANENILFDLYYGVKDKDNRPVAVDEGTPQFRNIYIANVKAIGGRCAMLFNGLPEMPVKNIALKNISISGSTTGAIIRQSENIVMENVVITPKEGDAVIWEEVKNVSFNGKKIK
- the thrA gene encoding bifunctional aspartate kinase/homoserine dehydrogenase I, translating into MKVLKFGGTSVGSVKSLKNVKQIVESCHEPVIVVVSALGGITDKLLETAREAASGSLDYQDNLREIIARHHDIIAGVVPAERQQEVRVQTDALLEELSNIYKGVSLIRDLSSKTQNIIVSYGERLSSFIISRIIDGAVHYDSRTFIKTESQFEKNIVDFEKTNALIHETFTRLPQVALVPGFISSDSQTGEVTNLGRGGSDYTAAIIAAALDASRLEIWTDVDGFMTADPRVINNTYVIEQLSFTEAMELCNFGAKVIYPPTIYPVYHKNIPIVIKNTFNPEAPGTLIAEGAHATDGKAIKGISSINDTCLITVSGLGMVGVIGVNYRIFKALAKSGISVFLVSQAASENNTSIAVRNADADNAIAVLNREFAHEIEMGEMSKAFAERDLATVAIVGENMKHTPGIAGKLFNTLGRNGINVIACAQGASETNISFVIELGSLRKALNVIHDSFFLSDTQVLNVFIAGIGLVGSNLLEQIRSQQPRLLKEKSLRINIVGLSNSRQSVFCREGIPLDNYKELLKNSSIKSSPEEIRDSIIKMNIFNSVFVDCTASPEIAAIYQQLLDHNVSVVAANKVAASSDYENYALLKQTARRRDVKFLFETNVGAGLPIINTINSLINSGDTILRIEAVVSGTLNYIFNVLSEDVPLSRAIRMAQEAGYSEPDPRVDLSGQDVLRKLVILAREAGYRIEQSDVEKNLFIPDKYFEGSLEDFWKEVPELDAEFEQRRREVAAQGKRFRFVASLANGKARIGLQGVGREHPFYELEGSNNVILITTDRYNEYPMIIKGYGAGAPVTAAGVFADIIGIANIR